One Streptomyces umbrinus genomic window, CCGGAGTCGGCCTCGCCACGGACAGCATCGTCAGCTCCAACCGCGCGGGAGCGCATGACGGTGTCGCCCACCTCGTTGCCCACGGCCACCGGCGCATCGGCTTCCTCGGCGACCTGCCCGTGAAGCTGTACACCCGCCGCGAGCGCCTGGCCGGGTACCGCTTGGCTCTGCAGGAGGCCGACATTCCCTACGACCGCTCGCTCGTCGCCAACGCCCACGACCAGCAAGGTGCCGAGGCCGCGACCGCCCAACTCCTCGGCCTGGCCGATCCCCCCACCGCCCTGTTCGCCGGCAACAACATCATGGCGCTGGGCATCGTCGCCGAACTGGCCCGCAGCAAGCGCAAGGACGTCGCCGTCGTCGCCTTCGACGACGTCTCGCTCGCCGAGGCACTCGAACCGGCCCTGACCGTCGTCGCCCAGGACGCGGAAGAACTCGGCAGAGCAGCCGCGACCACCGCGCTGACCCGACTCGACGGCGACCGCACTCGCGCCCGCACCATCACCGTCCCCACCCGACTGATCGTCCGCGGCTCGGGCGAACAGACCGCGCCCGGCACGCACGGGGCTTGACCGGGACCGCCTCCGTCCGCGTACGGGCGCGCCCGTAGGCACGTGGAGGGCACGCATGCGGCACAGGCGGGGCCAAGGTGCGGGACCGTTCCGCCGAAGGCGACCTTGTCGGCCCAGCCGACGCGGTCCATGTCGCAAAGGGAGAAGGCGACGCCTGACCGCGGTGGTCATGCAGTCATTGCTGGTGCCTCGCCGACCGGTGGGTTCGACAGCCCAGGTCCTCCGGCCGGCAGCCGTGCCAATAGGGTGCCTCCGTGACTGCCACCATGAGTTCCACGAAGGCCCGTGCCGCGCTGCGCACATCGGCACGTTTTTCTGCGGAGTTGCTGCTGATATTCGCGATGCTCGCGGTGTCTCTATGGCTTCTGGGCCGGATGTGGTCGGTGGTGTGGCCGCTCGTCGTCGGCCTGCTGCTGACCACACTGACCTGGCCCCTGGCTCGTTTTCTGCGTCGTCACGGGTGGAAGCCCGCTCTCGCCGCGTCGGCGGTGACCGTGCTGTCCCTCCTCGTCGCAGGCGGTGTCGTGGCGCTGATCGCCGTACCGGTGGCGTCCCAGTCCGGTGAGCTGACCGACGGCGTGGTCGAGGGCATCCAGAAGCTGCGTGACTGGGCCTCCGGGCCGCCTTTGAACATCGGCGACGACGACATCACCAAGGCCATGGACAGCGCGGTCGCCCGCGCTCAGGACGGCCTCGGCAGCATGGTCACCACCGTGATCACGGGAGTGAGCACCATCGTCAACGGCGTGGTCACCGCCGTGCTGGCGCTCTTCCTGATGTTCTTCTTCCTCAAGGACGGCCCGCGCTTCCTGCCGTGGCTCGCCCGTCAACTGCCCGGCCGGCTCGCCACCGACATCCCCACCGTGGCCGCTCGTGGCTGGGCGACCCTGGGCTCCTTCGTACGTTCCCAGGCGGCCGTCGGCCTGCTCGACGCCGTTCTGATCGGCCTGGGCCTGTGGGTTGTGGGGGTGCCGCTGGTGCTCCCGTTGGCGGTGCTGACGTTCGTCTCCGCGTTCGTGCCGATCATCGGCGCCCTGTTCGCCGGTTTCGTCGCCGTCCTCATCGCGTTGGTCTTCAACGGTCTGACGGACGCGTTGATCGTGCTGGCCATCATCATCGCGGTGCAGCAGCTCGAGGGGAACGTGTTCCAGCCGATGATCCAGAGTCGTGGGCTCGGCCTCCATGCGGCCGTGATCCTGCTGGCGGTGACATTGGGCGGCAGTCTGGCCGGCATCGTGGGCAGTCTGCTCGCCGTACCGATCGCCGCGCTGATCGCGGTGGTGTGGAACTACGTGCGCGAGCAGCTCAGCGAGCCGTCGCAGGAGCCAGAGCCAGTGCCCGAAGGGTGACCTGCCGGTCGGGCCGACGGCCGTGGCCGGGCGCGCGAACGGCCCCTCCCAGGTCGCGGTGCTCCACCTCGCTTGCGAATCTGCAAGCGAAAGGAGTTGCCTCCCATGGTTCCTGTCACCGCGTCGCCCGTGCGTATCGAGGCATCCGTCGATGCCCGGCTCTCCAGATGGCTGTGGCTGGTGAAGTGGCTCCTCGCCATCCCGCACTACATCGTGCTGTTCTTCCTGTGGATCGGGTTCGTCCTCGTCACGGTGATCGCGTTCTTCGCCATTCTGTTCACCGCCCGGTATCCCC contains:
- a CDS encoding LacI family DNA-binding transcriptional regulator encodes the protein MAAIRRPTLADVAREVGVSAKTVSRVLNEDGPASARTREQVLAAVAKLGFQPNLMARNIRVGGPDTTIGLVIPDLANPFFGAVARAIEDTVIERGLTLLMGSSADGPDRERALTDKFLARRVSILIVVPSVGADHSHLKSHRTAGLPVVFLDRPGVGLATDSIVSSNRAGAHDGVAHLVAHGHRRIGFLGDLPVKLYTRRERLAGYRLALQEADIPYDRSLVANAHDQQGAEAATAQLLGLADPPTALFAGNNIMALGIVAELARSKRKDVAVVAFDDVSLAEALEPALTVVAQDAEELGRAAATTALTRLDGDRTRARTITVPTRLIVRGSGEQTAPGTHGA
- a CDS encoding AI-2E family transporter encodes the protein MSSTKARAALRTSARFSAELLLIFAMLAVSLWLLGRMWSVVWPLVVGLLLTTLTWPLARFLRRHGWKPALAASAVTVLSLLVAGGVVALIAVPVASQSGELTDGVVEGIQKLRDWASGPPLNIGDDDITKAMDSAVARAQDGLGSMVTTVITGVSTIVNGVVTAVLALFLMFFFLKDGPRFLPWLARQLPGRLATDIPTVAARGWATLGSFVRSQAAVGLLDAVLIGLGLWVVGVPLVLPLAVLTFVSAFVPIIGALFAGFVAVLIALVFNGLTDALIVLAIIIAVQQLEGNVFQPMIQSRGLGLHAAVILLAVTLGGSLAGIVGSLLAVPIAALIAVVWNYVREQLSEPSQEPEPVPEG